One genomic segment of Rivularia sp. PCC 7116 includes these proteins:
- a CDS encoding M48 family metallopeptidase, producing the protein MSSFAKSQLIGLKADYFRHPLDKEATAALKQIPGLDMMVRNLLGPLAEQVFYVENIASSVLVSDKQLPELNELTLEACKILDIEPPQLYIKQHPAPNAYTFAMRGKQPFVVLHTSLIDMLTPEETQAVIAHELGHLKCDHSVYLTPVNILILAATALPNIGAVLAQAIQAQLLEWVRCAEFTCDRAALLATQDPKVVMSVLMKLAGGSPTIAPKLNLEAFIEQARAYDDISKNELGEMVKAARTAQLTHPVPVLRAREIDRWASSKDYEKLLQNQKIGYNSEVESKGRWRNW; encoded by the coding sequence ATGTCATCATTTGCAAAATCCCAATTAATCGGTTTAAAAGCTGATTATTTCCGCCATCCCCTTGATAAAGAGGCAACCGCCGCTCTTAAGCAGATTCCAGGACTAGATATGATGGTAAGGAATCTCTTAGGTCCCTTAGCAGAGCAAGTTTTTTATGTGGAAAATATTGCCTCTAGTGTTTTAGTAAGCGATAAACAATTGCCGGAGTTAAACGAACTTACCTTAGAAGCCTGCAAGATACTAGATATCGAGCCTCCGCAACTCTACATTAAACAACACCCGGCTCCCAACGCTTACACTTTTGCGATGCGAGGTAAGCAACCTTTCGTCGTGCTGCATACTTCCTTAATTGATATGCTTACACCAGAAGAAACCCAAGCAGTCATTGCTCACGAGTTAGGACATCTTAAGTGCGATCACAGCGTTTATTTAACTCCAGTAAATATATTAATATTAGCCGCCACAGCCTTACCTAATATTGGTGCAGTTTTAGCACAAGCAATTCAAGCACAACTGTTGGAATGGGTTCGCTGCGCTGAATTTACTTGCGATCGCGCCGCGTTATTGGCAACCCAAGATCCCAAAGTAGTCATGTCAGTGTTAATGAAGTTGGCGGGTGGTTCACCTACTATTGCTCCCAAATTAAATCTTGAAGCATTCATCGAGCAAGCCCGCGCTTACGACGATATCAGTAAAAATGAACTTGGAGAAATGGTGAAAGCTGCAAGAACTGCACAATTAACGCATCCCGTACCAGTACTGCGTGCCAGAGAAATTGACCGGTGGGCAAGTAGTAAAGATTATGAAAAGTTGTTGCAAAACCAAAAAATAGGTTATAATAGTGAAGTTGAGTCCAAGGGCCGGTGGCGGAATTGGTAG